A segment of the Magnetospirillum sp. WYHS-4 genome:
GAGGCCATCGAAGCAAGGGAGGCCGACATGCTGATTACCACCACCGACGGGGTCGAAGGGCGCCGCGTCACCGCTTACCTGGGTGTCGTCACCGGCGAGGCGGTGATGGGCACCAATGTCTTCCGCGACCTGTTCGCCGGCATCCGCGACATCGTCGGCGGGCGGTCCGGATCTTACGAGAAGGAACTGCGCAACGCCCGCGACATGGCCATGGACGCCATGGCCGAGCAAGCCCGCGACCTGGGCGCGGACGCCATCGTCGCCGTGGACCTGGACTACGAGACCATCGGCGGCGACCAGAAGTCGATGCTGATGGTCGTGGTCAACGGTACCGCGGTGAAGCTGGGCTGATCAGCCGTCGGCGTTGATGCGCTGGACCAGTTCGGCCAGCACCCGGTCGGCCTCGGCGTGCGGCACCCGGCAGGTGCCGGCGCCGGCATGGCCGCCGCCGCCGTATTCCAGCATCAGGGGGCCGATGTTGGTCTTCGAGGACCGGTCGAGGATCGACCTGCCCACCGCCAGGATGGTGCGCGGCCCGTCGTTTTCCTCGCGGGTCACCTGGATGGAGACCTTGGTCGCCGGGTTCAGGGCGTAGACCATGAAGCGGTTGCAGGCGTAGATGACCTTTTCCTTGCGCAGGTCGGTGACCACGACTTGGCCTTCGACCCTGGAGCAGCGGCGGAGTTGGTGCTCCGACGGTTCGTCGTGTTCGATGTAGGTGTGGATGCGCTCGACGATGTCCGGAAGTTCCAGGATTTCCTTCACCGAGTGGCGCTGGCAGTAGATCATCAGGTCGCGCATCATTTCATCGTTGGGGACGCGGAAATTCTTGAAGCGTGCCAGACCCGTGCGCGGGTCCATGATGAAGTTGAGCAGCGTCCAGCCGGTGGGGGCCAGGATGTCTTCCTCGGTGTACTGGGCGGAATCGGCCTGGTCGACGGCATCCATCATCTCGCGCGAGATCAACGGGAAACCTTCGTGCCCGCCGTAGTAGTCGTAGATCACCCTTGCGGTGGATGGCGAATTGGGCTTGATGACGTGGTTGTGGTTGTCGCCCACCCGCGTCAGTTCGCTGACGTGGTGATCGAAGCAGAGGTGCACGGCGGCACAGTAGGGCAGGTTGGCGGTGATGTCGCCGCCGTCCACCGGCACGACCCCGTCCTGCATGTTCTTGGGCTCGGCGAACAAAACCTCGTTCACGAGGTTCAGTTCCATGAGAAGGCTGCCGCAGACGATACCATCGAAATCGGCGCGGGTGACCAAGCGGTACTTCTTTTCGCTCATGTGCCTATCGCGATCCCATCCCAGATCCTCGACGTCCCCATTCAAAGGCCGTCCGGATTGCCCTTGCGCACGGTGAACGTGGACGAAAGCTCCCCCTCCGGCGTGCGCATCTCGAAACGCCCATGGCCGGCATCCCGCACCTGGAAGCACTTCCGCATTCCCTTTCGGGTCTGTGCATACTGGCTGCAGTATTGCCCATCGGCCGTGACTTCCCAGGTGCCGCCATCCTGCCGGCCATCGAAGTTGACGATGACCAGCGTTCCGTCAGCCCTGAGGTGGAGTCGGAAGGGCTGCCCCTCGAAGCGCTTCAAGGCCGTCACGGCATCCAGGGTGTTGCCACCCAGCAGCGAACGCACCGCCGCGACGTCGAGCGCAGCCGACTCGGCCGCCAACGCCCCTTGCGCCGCGAACAAGACACCCGCCAAGACAGCCGGCAAACGGCTCGCCATGGGAAGCTTCCTCCTTCTCACCCGTCCGCTATAACCGAAATCCATCGCGAAGACGATGATATTCTTGCGTAACGTGGGTTTTTCCGGGGCGGCCCCGCGACCGAGGTAAGGAGCCTTGCAGGCATTGCACGGAGAAGCGATGGAGCCGGCTATTTATCACAGTATATAAAATGTAGAAAGAAAATTTCCACTTGAAACCACGGAAATCGCTTCCTATACGTATTTATGAAGATATGCATGCGTGGCCCCGGCTCGGGCCGCGCCAAAAGAAGGATATCGCACATGGATATGGTTTACGATCGGCTGGAATGCCGCGCCCAGGACGCCGCCGACCTCTTGCGGGCCATGAGCAACACCCACCGTCTCGCCATTCTTTGCCATCTGGCGAAGGGAGAGAAGTCGGTCGGCTGGCTGGCCGGCGCGTCGGGCATCGGGCAGTCGGCGGTCTCGCAGCACCTGTCCATTCTGCGGGCTCAAGGTTTGGTGAAGAGCCGGCGTTCGGCCCAGACCGTCTACTATTCCGTCGACGGTCCGGAGGTGCAGGCGATTCTCGAGGCGCTCTACAAAGTCTTCTGCGCCGGAGAATCGGCTTCGATACCGGAAGCCGCCTGAGGCGCCAGCATCTCCGGCCGATTGTCGGGGGTCCAACCCTTGAACGGTTCAAAAGCTTGACAAGCCGCCGCATGGGGGTAAGGCTGGCCCCGTCGCGTCGGCTTTTCGCGGCTTGATACCAGGGGGGAGACCATGGGGAAAGAGGTGTTTCTGTCCGGAGTGGAGCGCTTCTTCAACAAGGACGAGATCATCGTCAGCAAGACGGATCTCAAGGGGCGAATCACCTACGCCAACCGGGTTTTCCAGAACGTGGCCGGCTACTCGGAGCAGGAATTGCTGGGAGAGCCCCACAGCATCGTGCGCCATCCCGCCATGCCCCGATGCGTTTTCAAGCTGCTGTGGGATACCATCGAATCGGGTCAGGAAATCTTCGCCTATGTGATCAACCGCGCACGAAACGGCGATCACTATTGGGTATTCGCCCACGTCACGCCCAGCTACGACGTTTCCGGTACCATGGTCGGGTACCATTCCAGCCGCCGCGTTCCCGACCGCCGGATCGTCGAAGGCGCCATCGTTCCTCTCTACCGCACCCTGCTCGACGTGGAGACTTCCCATGCCGACCGCAAGGAAGGCATAGCCGCCTCGTTCGGCGCGGTGGTCGACCTCTTGACCAGCAACGGAATCACCTACGATGAGTGGATCTTCTCTCTTTAAGGCCCAGATACTGGCCGGCGTCTCCGCCGCGCTCGTGGCAGCGCTGGTCGTCGCAGGGGTGCTGATCGGCGGGCTGTCGACGCCCCTGGCCGCCTTGGGGGCGGGTGCAATGCTCCTGGCCGGCGGCACGCTCGTCTTTCTCAATCGGGTCGCAGCGGACATCGCCAAGGCTAGCGAGGCTTGCCGGGCCGTGGCGCGCGGCGATTTCGAGGCGCGCATCACCGACATCCGCGAGGGCGGCGAGTTGGGGGAGATGATGTGGGCCTTCAACGAGATGGTCGACCAGACCGACGCCTACGTGCGCGAGGCCACCGCCGCCATGGAGGCGGTCAGCCGGCATAAATACCATCGCCGCATCATCCCGACCGGCATGTTGGGCGCCTTCGGCCGGTCGTCGGAGACCATCAATGCGGTGCTCGACGGTTTGGCGGCTCGCCAAAAGGAACAGCAGGCCATCGAGACCGAAGTGGAAGGCTTGGTCAGCGCGGCCGCGGCCGGAGACTTCACCCAACGTATTCCCACTCAGGGCAAGGCCGGCTTCATGCTGAGTCTGAGCGAGGGAATCAACCGCATGGCCGGCACCGTCCAGTCGGGACTCGACGAAGTGGTGCGGGTCATCGAGGCCTTGGCCGAGGGCAATCTGACTCGGCGCATGGACGGCGATTACCAGGGCGCCTTCGCCCATCTGAAGGACGACTCCAATGCGATGACGGATCGCCTGAACGGGGTTCTGCGGACGATCATCGCCACCACCACCGAGGTGGAAAACGGCGCCGCCGAGATTTCCGCCGCCAGCCGCGACCTCGCGGCGCGCACCGAGCAGCAGGCGGCCAGCCTGGAGAAGACGGCCTCGGCTATGGAAGAACTTTCGGCCACCGTGCGCCAGAATGCCGAAAATTCCCAACAGGCCAACCAGTTGGCCTTGGCCGCACGGGCGACCGCCGACGAAAGCGGCTCCGTCATGAAGGATTCCGTCGAGGCCATGCGGACCATCGAGGAATCCTCGGACAAGATTTCCGAGATCGTCAGCATGATCGACGAGATCGCCTTCCAGACCAACCTTCTGGCCCTGAACGCCGCCGTCGAGGCGGCGCGGGCGGGCGACGCCGGCAAGGGCTTCGCCGTGGTGGCCACGGAGGTGCGTTCCCTGGCCCAACGGACCAGCCAGGCATCGCGCGAGATCAAGGACCTGATCCTGGCCAGCAACCATCAGGTCAAGCAGGGCGTGGACCTGGTGAACGGCGTCGGCCGCAAGCTGGGCGACATCGTCGTTCAGGTGAAGAAGGTGACCGACATCGTGGCCGAGATTGCGTCGGCAAGCCGTGAACAAGCCATCGGGCTGGACGAGATCAACCAAGCCATGAGCCAGATGGACGACATGACCCAGCGCAACGCGGCATTGGTCGAGGAGACATCGGCCTCGGCCGAATCCCTCAAGCATCAAGCCGAGGAACTGGTTCGCATGGTGGCGTTCTTCGACGCCGATCATGTCGGCGCGGCTTCAACCCCGGCCCCGGCTCCCAAGCCGGTCCTTGCCGCGCCGCCGAAAAAGGCGGCCGCGCCCTTGCCTCCCGCCAAACCGGCCGCCGCAGCCGCCAAGCCGGCCGCCGCTTCCGTCGCCAAGACCGACGACGAGTGGGAAGAGTTCTAATCCGAATTCAATGCGGGATGTTGACCGGGATGGGCGAGGCCGAGGCCGTCCGTCCGCCCAGGGCGGGCCGCAGCAGGTCGGACAGGTAGCGCACCACGCCGCTCCGGCTCTGGCCATCCAGTTCCACCCAGGTCGCATAGAGACCGCCGCTGGGGTCCAGAGCGGCGAAGGCGGGATCGGACCGCAGCCGGTCAAGCGTGGCGCCGATGTCCTCGGCGTCGCCGATGGCGATCCATTCGGGCGGACTGCCAAGATGCCAGATCAAGTAGACGCCGCCCACGCCCCGCACCTCGGGACTGGCGGTGTCCATGGTCATGACGTGGTGGTGATAGCCCGACGCCGCCCTCTGCCAGACCAGCCATAGCGCCTTGCCATCCGGTTCGGCCGACCTCGCGAACATCGTCCCTCCCCAGCGCGAATCGCGAGGTCATGCTGCCCCCTGGCCGAATCGCTGTCAACCAGGAATGGTGGGGGACGGCAAGAACGTCCGCAAGATGTGGGAACGGGCAACGGCTTGCCGCCGGATGCCGCCCCTCACGGCGCCAATTCGTTCAGCAGGCGCAAGACTTCTGCCGAGGACGTCTCGACCTCGTGCAGTTCGGCCACCGCACCGTCCAGGTCGCCGGAATTGAACATCTCCACCGCTCTCTTGCCGTGGGCATGCACCGCCTCGTGGGGGGCGATCATGGCGCGGAACGCGGGATGCTCGCGCATTTCGGGCTCAGTAACATGATCATACCACTTTCCGAAGCGGCATTGGTGGTGGTCGGCCAACTCCTCGCTCTTGAGCTTGAGGCGGCCGGCGAGCATGGAGGCGATGCGCTTCTTCCACAACACGTGGTCCGACTTCGCGAGATGGATCAGCTTCCTCGGCAGGGCGCAGGTCGCCAGTTGGTCCAACTGCTCGGTGATCTTGGCCCCGGATCGGTCCAGAGTGTCCAGGGTGTTGCGGATCTGCCCCTCGGTATGATCGGTCATGTCGGCGATGACGCCGATACCCTGCGCCACCTCGCTCACCGCCGCCTGCTGCTGTTCAAGGATGGCCGCCACGTCGTGCATGCGGTCGGCCACCTGGTCGGCGCGGCCGGATACCGCGGTCATGCTGCCGCTGGTCTCGTCGATGGCCTGCCGACCCTGGATGACCACGCTGCGCACCTCGCCCATGGATCGCACGATGCCGTCCATCTCGGTGCGCAGGTCATGGACGCGCCGGGAAATCTCGACGGTCGCTTCCTTGGTCTGGCCGGCCAGCCGCTTCACTTCGTTGGCCACCACGGCGAAGCCCTTGCCGGCATCGCCCGCCCTGGCCGCCTCGACCGAGGCGTTGAGCGCCAGGATATCGGTCTGGAAGGCGATTTCCTCGATCATGCCCAGGATCTTGCCTATATCGGCCGAAGCCTCCGCCAACTTGTGCACCCGGGCCCCGGCCACGTCCACCGCCTGGCTGACGTCGCTCATGTTCTCCACCGCCCGGTGCGCCGCCGCGAGGCCACCGCGAATGGCGCCTTGCACCTCCCCGGCCTCCTTGGCCACGGCGTTGCTGTTGGTGGCGATCTCGTGTACCGAGGCGACGAGTTCCTCCGCGGCCGCGGCGATGGTCTGGCTGCGCGTGGCGGCTTGGCGGACGCCACGCAGCATTTCCACGGCGGCGACCACGCCGTCGTTGGTCTCCGTGGACAGCGACACCATTCGCTTCAAGGTGCGGGAGTACTCGCGCCCCAAGGTCCCGGCCAGCTTCCGCAAGGCCTCCGACAGGCGGCAGGTGCCCTTGGGGACGTCCAGCAGGCGTCCCTCGCCGATCATCGCGATGGTGGCTTCCAGTTCCGCGATCCGCGACGGCGGAACCCATCCCTCGGCAATCAGGTTTCCGCCATCGGAACCGACGGTTTCCGTCTCGTTGTCGATCGGCATCGTATCCATTGGTCTCTCCCTGGCGACGTTCTCATCGACTTTTCCGACGCATTTCCGCGGCTTACATCTCGGCCAGCATCTTGTCGATCTCGTCTTGCGAGATCTGGACACCGCTTTCTTCCGCCACCGTCTGGTCCTCCTGCCGCCGCGCCACGCCGGCCTGGAACGGATCGCGGCGGCGGCGACGATCCGGTCCCCGATAGCGGGCAGCCTGCACGAACTGGCGGGGCTTTTCGATCACCGAACAAATCCGGCCATAGAGTGTGGTCGCCGACACCGGCTTGGCAAGGAATTCGGTAACCCCCGCATCGCGGGCTTCCATCACCCGGTGCAGTTCGGTGAATCCGCTCAGCATGATGACCGGAACGAAGGCATTGGGGCTGTCGGGGGCGGTACGCAGGATGCGCACGAACTCGATCCCGTCCACCGGCGCCATCATCCAGTCGCAGATCACGATGTCGGGCGGGGTGGCCCTCATGACGACCAGCGCATCGGCGCCGTCGGCGGCTTCGGATATCAGGTTGACGCCAATGGAGCGCAAGATATTGGCCACGAGGTCCCGCATGTGGGGATCGTCATCGATAATCAGGAAGCGCAACTTTTCCAGCACGTAGGCGGGGAGTTTGGCCATCCCGTCGCTATCCCAAAGATTCTTGTCGACCCCGATCCCGGCGTATACGCCCGCCCAGACCCTTCCCTTGCCGGATTGTAGGGAGAGGGCCCCGGAGTAGCAAGCAACAGAGTGCGATGAAACAGGGAGTCCGTGGATTCCCAACCCAAAGTGTTGTGCTTCCAAACTTCATCTGTGTTATACAAAACGCCGAATCGCGCCTGTCGGCCGGCGTGGCTGGGGCATGGGGAAGGGATCCGGGGTCCGGCTGGCTGGCGCAGGGCGCGGGTGGGCTTGGCAGCCGGAGGCGTGTGGACTTGTTCGCTCTCTCGGACAGTGGAACGGGATGCCGAATCGATCTTCTGCCGGTCATGGACCTGCGGGCGGCGGGGCCATTCAAGGGCATCCTGGAACAGGCCATCGGACGGGGAGTCGAGGTGACCATCGCCGCCGCCGATGTGGAACGGCTGTCGACGCCCTGCATACAGGTCCTGCTGGCCGCGACGGCCGCCATGGAGAAGGGAGGCATCGCCTTCAGAATCGTCGGGCCGACCGATGCCTTCATTTCCGCTTTCGACGACCTGGGTCTGTTTCCGGTCATCATGAAGTGGAAGGTGGAATGATGGTCAAGCGCGTCCTGACCATCGACGATTCGAAGACCATCCGCGACATGCTGGCCTTCACTCTGGGCCGCGCCGGGTTCGAATTCGTCCAGGCGGTCGACGGCCAGAAGGGACTGGAGGCGGCGCGGGCCGATGGCTTCGACGTCATCATCACCGACATCAACATGCCGGTGATGGACGGCATTACCTTCATCCGCGAGGCACGCCGCTTGCCGCACTGCAAGGCGACGCCGATCCTGGTGCTGACCACCGAAACCTCGGACGAGAAGAAGGCCCAGGCGCGCCAAGCCGGCGCGACGGGATGGATCGTCAAGCCCTTCGATCCGGCGAAACTGCTCGCCGTGATCGCCAAGGTCAGTCCCTGAGGGAGCGGGCCGTGGACGAACTGGCACAATTCAAGCAGACATATTTCCAGGAATGCGAGGAACTGCTTTCCGATCTGGAACAGCACCTCATGACCATGCAGGACGGCAACACGGAAGCCGAAACCCTGCACGCCGCCTTCCGCGCCATCCATTCCATCAAGGGCGGCGCGGGAGCCTTCGGTTTCGAGCAGTTGGTCGCCTTCGCCCATACCTTCGAAACCACTCTGGATCTGATGCGCGACGGGCGCCTGGCGCCGTCCGAGGAAGTGGTGAGGGTCTGCATTCGGGGCGGCGACGTGTTGGCCGACTTGGTGCGCGCCGCCCAGTCGGGTTCTCCCATGCCGGCCGATCATGGCGCGGACGTGCTGGCCGCCCTCAAGGCCCTGGCGGGCGGCGGCGCCGATTCCGGCGAACTGGGCCAGGACTTCGACGAGATCGACTTCACTCCCGTTCCAGCCGACGAAACCGGTGCCCCTGCGCCGTCCGCGGCGCCCGAACCCGAGCCCGAGCCCGCGGCG
Coding sequences within it:
- a CDS encoding heavy metal-binding domain-containing protein; translated protein: MLITTTDGVEGRRVTAYLGVVTGEAVMGTNVFRDLFAGIRDIVGGRSGSYEKELRNARDMAMDAMAEQARDLGADAIVAVDLDYETIGGDQKSMLMVVVNGTAVKLG
- a CDS encoding exopolyphosphatase, which encodes MSEKKYRLVTRADFDGIVCGSLLMELNLVNEVLFAEPKNMQDGVVPVDGGDITANLPYCAAVHLCFDHHVSELTRVGDNHNHVIKPNSPSTARVIYDYYGGHEGFPLISREMMDAVDQADSAQYTEEDILAPTGWTLLNFIMDPRTGLARFKNFRVPNDEMMRDLMIYCQRHSVKEILELPDIVERIHTYIEHDEPSEHQLRRCSRVEGQVVVTDLRKEKVIYACNRFMVYALNPATKVSIQVTREENDGPRTILAVGRSILDRSSKTNIGPLMLEYGGGGHAGAGTCRVPHAEADRVLAELVQRINADG
- a CDS encoding metalloregulator ArsR/SmtB family transcription factor, coding for MVYDRLECRAQDAADLLRAMSNTHRLAILCHLAKGEKSVGWLAGASGIGQSAVSQHLSILRAQGLVKSRRSAQTVYYSVDGPEVQAILEALYKVFCAGESASIPEAA
- a CDS encoding PAS domain-containing protein yields the protein MGKEVFLSGVERFFNKDEIIVSKTDLKGRITYANRVFQNVAGYSEQELLGEPHSIVRHPAMPRCVFKLLWDTIESGQEIFAYVINRARNGDHYWVFAHVTPSYDVSGTMVGYHSSRRVPDRRIVEGAIVPLYRTLLDVETSHADRKEGIAASFGAVVDLLTSNGITYDEWIFSL
- a CDS encoding methyl-accepting chemotaxis protein, with the translated sequence MSGSSLFKAQILAGVSAALVAALVVAGVLIGGLSTPLAALGAGAMLLAGGTLVFLNRVAADIAKASEACRAVARGDFEARITDIREGGELGEMMWAFNEMVDQTDAYVREATAAMEAVSRHKYHRRIIPTGMLGAFGRSSETINAVLDGLAARQKEQQAIETEVEGLVSAAAAGDFTQRIPTQGKAGFMLSLSEGINRMAGTVQSGLDEVVRVIEALAEGNLTRRMDGDYQGAFAHLKDDSNAMTDRLNGVLRTIIATTTEVENGAAEISAASRDLAARTEQQAASLEKTASAMEELSATVRQNAENSQQANQLALAARATADESGSVMKDSVEAMRTIEESSDKISEIVSMIDEIAFQTNLLALNAAVEAARAGDAGKGFAVVATEVRSLAQRTSQASREIKDLILASNHQVKQGVDLVNGVGRKLGDIVVQVKKVTDIVAEIASASREQAIGLDEINQAMSQMDDMTQRNAALVEETSASAESLKHQAEELVRMVAFFDADHVGAASTPAPAPKPVLAAPPKKAAAPLPPAKPAAAAAKPAAASVAKTDDEWEEF
- a CDS encoding methyl-accepting chemotaxis protein; protein product: MDTMPIDNETETVGSDGGNLIAEGWVPPSRIAELEATIAMIGEGRLLDVPKGTCRLSEALRKLAGTLGREYSRTLKRMVSLSTETNDGVVAAVEMLRGVRQAATRSQTIAAAAEELVASVHEIATNSNAVAKEAGEVQGAIRGGLAAAHRAVENMSDVSQAVDVAGARVHKLAEASADIGKILGMIEEIAFQTDILALNASVEAARAGDAGKGFAVVANEVKRLAGQTKEATVEISRRVHDLRTEMDGIVRSMGEVRSVVIQGRQAIDETSGSMTAVSGRADQVADRMHDVAAILEQQQAAVSEVAQGIGVIADMTDHTEGQIRNTLDTLDRSGAKITEQLDQLATCALPRKLIHLAKSDHVLWKKRIASMLAGRLKLKSEELADHHQCRFGKWYDHVTEPEMREHPAFRAMIAPHEAVHAHGKRAVEMFNSGDLDGAVAELHEVETSSAEVLRLLNELAP
- a CDS encoding response regulator, encoding MAKLPAYVLEKLRFLIIDDDPHMRDLVANILRSIGVNLISEAADGADALVVMRATPPDIVICDWMMAPVDGIEFVRILRTAPDSPNAFVPVIMLSGFTELHRVMEARDAGVTEFLAKPVSATTLYGRICSVIEKPRQFVQAARYRGPDRRRRRDPFQAGVARRQEDQTVAEESGVQISQDEIDKMLAEM
- a CDS encoding STAS domain-containing protein; this translates as MFALSDSGTGCRIDLLPVMDLRAAGPFKGILEQAIGRGVEVTIAAADVERLSTPCIQVLLAATAAMEKGGIAFRIVGPTDAFISAFDDLGLFPVIMKWKVE
- a CDS encoding response regulator, with amino-acid sequence MVKRVLTIDDSKTIRDMLAFTLGRAGFEFVQAVDGQKGLEAARADGFDVIITDINMPVMDGITFIREARRLPHCKATPILVLTTETSDEKKAQARQAGATGWIVKPFDPAKLLAVIAKVSP